The nucleotide sequence tttgcAGACATTGAGCCAGAAGAAAGGCAAGTCACCCCAAGGAGGGGAGGCCATCAATTAGGCTGCCTCCAGGCTTCTCCACTTTAGCATCATTGCCAGAAAGCAAAGGAGAATGCAGAgtcttgaaagaaagaattgatgtATTTAGCACCAAGTAAGTGTTAGAATTCAGCTAGAGAAACCAAGAGTAAACAACTATGCAAATAGAATGTAAGTGTTATACACTTTGACAAAAGATAGTTGGTCTTCATTTAAAATTGAAACTTATAGTTcagaaaatctgtttaaaatatgttttttcaaaAGCTTAACTTCAGAGGAATTTTTTGGGAATGTAGTGTCTCTATAAAGAAATATGGATTTAAGTggagtttttcctttattttcactttagcTTCATTTTAAGTACAAAGTTAAATTTTACTCTTTCTGTTTAAGACACACATAGGAGGGTGTATAGAATCCCTTTAAAACTTGGTGTGGTATTTCTGGGTGTTGTGCCTGTGTGTTgaatttttgcattttcctttggAGTGTCAGacattgttgaatttttttttttaaacaaataactttatctgaaaataaaagcttattCCAAAAACTCTGTTCAACGTAACAAAATAAAGCTGTCTACCAACCAAGCCTCCAGTTGTATAGGTCTTGGGTGGGGTGTGGCATAGGCAGATCTTTAAGAAAGCTCTTGTGTTTCTGAATATTCTGACAGTTTGGAACTGCTGCACCAgcagtttctcttctctgtttttatacaTGTTTTGGCAGCCTGGTAGCTTTCACCTCTCTTACAACCCACCTTCACGCTTTCTGGAGACAACTAAGGAAACTGCTTACCCAGATGACGAGCATGATTTTTCATTTCCACCTGTTTGCTTGGCGTAGTTAATAAAAGGCACCGAGTGCGCCAAGAGCTTCATTACATTCGTCTTGAAAAGGGAAAACCAGtgggaaacattttataaatgagtggATTGGAGCATAAAAATGATTTGCTCACCATCGTGTCTTATCAACAAGCCTGAtactttttccccctatttttctTAGCTCAAATATTTTAGTCACAAGGCATCACCCCCCCTTGTTTTTTGCTCTTCTGATTATGGTGGGTAAATATATCTTTGGCGtatttgtaatgtatttttttcattcattaatctaTGACAGCATATAAACTGATAATCACAAGATGACTAGGATATTTTTTTATCCTATGTAAATTTTTATCTTCAGTTATATAAAGTGGTTATTATGGTGTAGGCATTTTGGTCTAATGTGAATTTCAAATACATACATTGCAATAACTATTTGAAAATATGAGGAATTAGAGTATTTGacttttgtataaataaataatatgagcCTGAATAGTTTTTGTATGAGTGCCCAAGGATCCagtaaatggaaacaaatgaaattatgGCAAGTAATCACTGCTCAAAAATGAAATAGTTGACAGAGATTGTGGGTGGTCAATGCCATTTAAATACCGATTTACTTCCAGCATCACCAGAAATGGTGGTGGTTTCATCCCTTCTCTCCTGGAGTCAGCTCTATCTACTTTCCTGTCATTAAtgacaaagaaacaaagctaTTGAATATTTTGCTCAgttaaaatggtgattttctttttaaactaaggGCCATTACAACATTATAACTTTCAAATGATATTGGTGAAGAACCATAAATATGCAATCAATTATGTTCATTGATAAAATTTCATGTTAGCAGTTCTTCATGTTTCTACCAGCTAATATCTCATGATCATCTGAGGTATGTTTGCTCTAAAAAATCATTGTATAGTGGACTTTTTTCTCACAAGAGTATCAATATTGCATGTTTTAGAACAGTACTTCTAAAAGCTTGCTGAGAAGTTTGCCTTGAAAGATACTAAATGTGAGAAGACAGTCAAATACCCAACATTAAAAcactgaattttcttctttgtggggCGGGTCTCTCAGACCGTTGTGTAGACAGAGTCCTCCGCTGTCAGGCGAAGGAGAAGGGTAACTTTGTTGTTGAAAGATCTGGTTCTAGGACCTTGGTGACGGAGGTGGTCAAGAGAGGAACACAGCATTCCGGAAATGTACACTAAGGTCTTGGCATGATTGTTTCAATAGGTTTTGATTGCCAAATTCTTAAAATTGCCAGACTGTTCGAATACAGTTTTATCCAAAGTAAGCTCTCCCTGGACTACCTTCTTCAGTTGTCATAACAGTCTTGTGACtgtaatcttaattttaaaaatatgtctaatCATTTTACCAAttgatatctttaattttttttaacagaaatctTAGAGGCTGGCATTAAAGCAACTTCAGAGTCACTTAAAGGTGTGAAACGGAAAAAGATTGTAGCTGAGAATCAcctgaaaaaaataccaaaatccCCACTGAGGAATCCTCTTCAGGCAAAACATAAACAGAATACAGAAGAGTCCTCTTTTGCTGTCCTCCAGAGTGCTTCAGAGTCTCACAAGAGACAGAATCCTAGTCCCATAAAGAATGGGAAGCATTTTACCAAACAAAATGGAGAAACCCCTGGGGTAGTGGCCGAAGCCCCTAACTccgaagattctctctccccaaagAAGCCCTTGTTCCTGCAGCACGCGTCTGAGCTGCGGAGATGGGGATCGGAAGGCTCCGACCCCGCCAAGTTAGACTTCCTGGACACAAAATGTGACTCTGGTTCTTTGTCAGGTAAAACCAGGACTGACCATAGTGAATGTATCTCCTCCACTCGTAGTCCTACTTCTTCCTCTTACACAAACACCGCATTCGATGTCTTACTGAAAGCAATGGAGCCAGAACTGAGCACCTTGTCACAAAAGGGCTCATCTTGCGCAGTTAAGATAGAAAAACTGAGACCAAATAAAACTGTACGACCCCCTTCTCAGTTAAACAGCAGCTCAGTGGAGGCCCCAGATCAGACTCCGCAAGAATTTGTTTCTGAACCACAGCCTTCTCCTCGTACCTCATACACCGTGCATGTGTCTGCTGCTCAGAAGAATGAGCAGGTTGCAGTTCAGTCAGTTTCTCATTCACATAATCAACACGAACACTTTGTTTCCAAACCTAGCCAACAAAATCCGCCGCTTCCAGCGTGTTCAGGTTTCACGAGGTCATTGGTGAACCTGCAAAATCAAGACAATGCCAAACTTGAACAAGTTTATCATATAGCAGTGACGTCATCTGTGGGTCTGACTTCACCTTCCAGTAGAACTCAGGTTACTCCTCAAAACCAGCAAATGGATTCTGCTTCCCCGATGTCAGTCAGTCCAGCCCATTCTACACAGTCAGCGCCCCCGCCAATTTACGGTTCAACTCCTGTCGCCTCTGTGGTTAACCACAGCGTGGAGCAAATGTGCAATCTTCTTCTGAAAGATCAGAAGcccaaaaaacaaggaaaatatatttgtgagTATTGCAATAGGGCGTGTGCAAAGCCTAGTGTGCTTTTAAAGCACATCCGCTCCCATACGGGGGAGCGACCCTATCCCTGTGTCACCTGTGGATTTTCATTTAAGACTAAAAGCAATCTGTACAAGCACAAAAAATCCCATGCACATACTATCAAACTGGGTCTTGTCTTACAACCGGATGCTGGTGGTTTGTTCTTGTCCCAGGAGTCCCCCAAAGCACTTAGTATCCATTCAGACATAGAAGACAGCGGGGAAAGCGAGGAGGAGGGGGCTGCTGACGAAAGACACAACGACCCAGCCTCCATGGACCTGCAGCCTGggcaaataatgaaaatgatgtcAAACTCTGAAGCTTTACCGAAATCAGGTTCTGTTCCCAGCAATCCAGACCATGTGGTGGGTGACTTTTCACTACAGGACAAAGCTTCCGAATCCCAAGCTGTGACAGAGTTACCAAAAGTTGTGGTTCACCCTGTCAGCCTGTCCCCGTTAAGAGTTGACAGCCCAAAGGTTATGGATCCCAAGCCTGAACTGTCTAGTGCACAGAAGCAGAAGGACCTTCAGGGAACCAGTGTCCTGTCCCATTCAGCCTGGGCCTCCTCCCTGGAGACTGACGAAAAGTCCCGTCAAAAGGGGGACCTGAGTCAGCCAGAAGGAAAGCAAGAACCACACGTAGGAACGGTACATGCCCAACTACAAAGGCAGCAGGCTACTGACTGCTCCCAAGAGCAACAAGGAAAACTTCTGAGTCCTCGGAGTTTAGGAAGTACAGATTCTGGTTACTTTTCACGTTCTGAAAGTGCCGACCAGACAGCGAGCCCACCGACTCCCTTTGCCAGAGCGTTACCTGCCGTGGAACAAGACTCATTAAATAAGAATAACGGGCCCTCTGCACCTCGCCTCAGTACCCCAGCACCTTCGACTCTGTCAACAAGTGAGAAAGCCTTGCTTCTGCCAGGCCAGATGCGCCCACCCTTGGCAACAAAAACACTGGAAGAACGGATATCAAAGCTTATCTCTGACAACGAAGCTTTGGTAGATGATAAGCAGCTGGATAGCGTGAAGCCACGGAGGACCTCTCTTTCACGACGCGGAAGTATCGATTCCCCcaagtcatatatttttaaagattcttttcagTTTGATTTGAAACCAGTGGGACGGAGAACAAGCTCAGGCTCTGATATACCGAAGTCCCCTTTCACCCCGACTGAGAAATCAAAGCAAGTGTTTCTCCTGTCCGTACCTTCCCTTGACTGTTTGCCCATTACAAGAAGTAATTCTATGCCCACCACAGGTTATTCAGCAGTTCCTGCCAGCATAATACCTCCCCCTCACCCACTGAGAGGAAGTCAGTCATTTGATGACAAAATTGGCGCGCTCTACGATGATGTCTTCATGTCGGGACCTAACACTTCTGTGCCCCCCAGCGCGCATCCCCGGACCCTCGTCAGACAGTCAGCAGTCGAAGACTCTTCCGCAAATGAAAATCACCTTCTCGGTCCTGGACAGTCCTTGGATGAGAGCTATCAAGGCTGTGGGGCCCCTAGTGACGCTGTATCAGCCAGGAGCAAGTCGTCGGCCCCAGGCTCgcatttagagaaaaagaagtcGCATCAAGGGCGTGGGACAATGTTTGAGTGTGAAACCTGTAGAAACAGGTATAGGAAACTGGAGAATTTTGAAAACCATAAGAAATTTTACTGTTCAGAGTTGCATGGGCCAAAAACAAAGGTGGCCGTGAGAGAACCTGAACACAGCCCCGTGCCTAATAGTACCCAGCCTCAGATTCTGCACTACAGAGTTGCTGGTTCCACAGGGGTGTGGGAACAGACACCCCAGattagaaaaaggaggaagatgaAAAGTGTTGGAGATGACGATGAACTTCAGCAAAATGAAAGGGGGGCTTCTCCCAAAAGCTCTGAAGGCCTTCAGTTTCAGAATTCTCTGGGCCCCACTTCTACTCTGTCTAAGCACAATATTGCAATAACAAGTGACCAGCAGCATAGAAACATACAGTTGCAAACTCCCCAAATCCAACTGGTCGCCAGAGGCCCCGACCAGATCATGGATCCAAAGCCGTCCACCATCACGGAACAACACCTAAGTTCAGCTACCCAGGACAAGACAGAGTTAAAGAGACATGGAACTGGCATCTCAGTCATTCAGCATACAAACTCACTGAGCAGACCCAATTCATTCGACAAGCTTGAGTCTTTTGAAAGAGGTTCCCCAGTTTCCTTCCAGGAGCTGAATAGAACAGTGAAGCCCGGGCCTCTGAAAGTGATAGGAATTTCCTCAGAGGAAGGCCACCCTCCTCAGAACACATCTCTCCCTCACCAGCCTGTGCTATCATCAGACGCTCTGAGAGGAGAACTTCAGGACAGTTTGAGAAAGAGTTCAAATGAGCGACATATGTTAGGACAGCCCTCCCGACTAGTTCGGCAGCACAACATTCAAGTCCCAGAGATTCTGGTCACGGAAGAGCCAGATCGGGACCTCGAAGCCCAAGGCTACGATCAGGAAAAATCAGAGAAGTTCAGCTGGCCTCAGCGTAGTGAAACTTTGTCAAAGTTGCCAACCGAGAAGCTGCCACCCAAAAAGAAGAGGCTCCGTCTTGCTGAGATGGAACATTCTTCAACAGAATCGAGTTTTGACTCCACTCTGTCCAGGAGTCTAAGTAGGGAGAGTAGTTTGTCTCACACTTCCAGTTTCTCAGCTTCGTTAGACATAGAGGATATTTCTAAAACTGAGGCTCCCCCCAAAATCGATTTTCTAAACAGAGCAGAGTTCCTCATGATTCCAGCTGGCTCGAATACACTCAATGTTCCTGGAACTCACCGGGAAATGAGGCGTGCTGCCTCAGAACAGATCAGCTGCATGCCAACATCCATGGAGGTCTCTGATTTCAGAAGTAAATCATTCGACTGTGGAAGCATAACTCCACCTCAGACGACACCACCTGTTGAATTGCAGCCCCTGACGTCCCCTTCTGGCATGGGGGTCACCGGGCACGTGCCTCTCTTAGAAAGAAGGAGAGGTCCACTGATGCGGCAGATATCTTTAAACATAGCTCCAGATAGTCATGTGCCTCCCGTGAACCCACCATCTTTCCAAACAGTTGCTCTTCCCGGTGTGAACGCAGCACCATTTCCAGGCCCCCAGCTCACTAATGCATCTTTAGCCGAGTTTCCTGCAAACACTTTGCACTCGCAGACTCAAGTTAAGGATCAGCGAACAGAAACTTCCAGTTCCACCTCTGCTAACATCTTTCCTGTTCAACAGCTTTTTGGTATCAATTTGTTAAATCACATCCATGCACCCCTTAGTCACCAAAACACACAGATGTCTCTGCAGGTGTCTACACAGAGTGTCAAACCGGATGCAAGTTCCAGTGTATGTGTATCTTCTAAAAGTAAAGATTGCTTTGCTCCAAAGTACCAACTTCATTGTCAGGTTTTCACTTCGAGCCAGTCTTGCACTTCCAGTCCTGTACTTTCTTTGCCAAAGCCAGTTCTTTCAGATCCCATTGGGGTTGACCATCGTGGGACTTCATTAGCATTATCAACCAAATTAATGGATGCCATGCCTAATTCATGTGTCCCGCCCCCACTGAAGCTCGGGCCCCTGGGCGGTCAGGCGCAGAAGGTGCCAACATCGTTTGCATTGCCCGTGCACCTGCAGAGTAACGTTCCAGCATACTGTTTTACCACTGCCACGCCTCTGCCACAGATCCTGGTGACCCAAGATCTCTCCAACCCGCCAATTTGCCAGGCTAATTGTAGCATGGTGCCAGTCAACGAAGAACCAAATTCCATGCCAAAATTGCAAAAAGATCACCAAAACGCTTTGCCAAACCCAGAGAAGGAACTCGTTCGTGAAAATACGTTTTCAGAGATGGGCCAGAATTTTTCTCCATCAGCTTCCTTGTCCATAACCCAGAAAATGTCTATGGGTAGACTTTCCCCCCAGCAAGAATCTTCAGCTTCAAGTAAAAGGATGCTTTCCCCAGCAAATAGTTTAGACATTGCCATGGAAAAGCACCAGAAGCGAGCTAAAGATGAGAATGGGGCTGTTTGTACAACAGAGGTTAAACCCTTGGAGCCATTGAGTTCCAGACCTGGTGAAGGTAATAAACAGAAGAAACCCATCTTGGTGAGGCAGGTTTGTACTACAGAGCCTCTTGAAGGTGTGCTATTGGAACAGGGTATTTTTTCTCCACCAGAAATTGGTAGTGAGGCTGTTAATTTGACAGATGTTTTACCAGCCGATCAGTTGTCATCCGAACACTCTAACTCTGTAGTCACAGAACCTAGAAGCGACCCACAGGAATTTGAAAAGATCAAGTCATCCACATCGCTCACTCTTACCATGAGAGATTCACCTGTCCCTGCAGAAAACCTTCACATTTCCCCTTTGGAACATGTAGACAATAACCAAGAAAGGAAGTCTCCAGGGGTTAAAACTcaaggggacagagagaacatCCCAGAGCAAAGTCCAGCTACGACCAGCACACTTTTAGTGTCTGATGTGGGAGACACACGGCAGCTGCCTTTCCCCAGCCTGAAGACCTCAACCAACTTTACATGGTGTTACCTGTTGAGGCAGAAGGCATTGCATTTGCCTCAGAATGACCAGAAGACTTCAGCCTATACTGATTGGACAGTTAATGCCAGTAATCCAAACCCACTTGGTTTGCCTACAAAAgttgctctttctctccttaaCTCCAAACAGAAGACCGGAAAATCACTATATTGTCAAGCAATAACTACCCATTCCAAATCAGATTTATTGGTCTATTCGAGCAAGTGGAAAAGCAACTTAAGCAAGGTACTTGATATATCATTTATCTTCAGAAATAGTTTGTGCAATGTCTTGATgcctttaaatgttttaattggAAGTTGTATCTTAATTTTGAATGACAACTTGTGCTCTGTAAGTATAAAGTTACCTGAAAGAAAGGATGATAAATTTATCCCGGGAGTTAGGCTGATAAGGGTTACATGGAATCCTTCAGTGATTTTATcttgaaacattttgaaaataacttgCCCTGAGCTGAATATTTAAGTCCTTGCGTAATGGTGCAGAGAAGCATGGTTCTACGTTCATCTTTCTCTTACACTAAGTGATAGGAGATTATGTTTATGCTTTGTCCCTGCTAGTGCAGAGGAACAGAGGTGTGACTTATCAAAGAGTGTTACATTTCATCTTGAAATATAATCAGAGAGCCATTCATACTTGTCCTGTGTGCCCTGACTTCTCTCGCCTCACCTTGCCAGTCTCAACTCCCGCCCAGTGTTGGAATCTTAGTACTAGAGAGCAGGGTCACGAAAAGGCTGACGCAGACACGGGATAATTGAGTCGATGTGCTCAAGACATAGAGTAAGGTCATAAAGCTATAACTTTGGGTTATTTATGGAATTTGTTTTAGTAGAATTGTTGGTtttctaaaatgggaaaaatcatcGAAGTGAGAATAAATAGGTAAGGGGATCGTGCTGGACTCTGGCCATTCAGAATTAGAGAGTAAGTCCTTGACCTCCACAGGTTCATAAGTGTGTATAATACAGGTTCCTAGATAGCTACATGCTTTTCAAAAAGGAAGTATTTCAGTATCCCAGATACTGGGAGGTACATCCAGTTTTAAGAAGGAAGTCTCTAACTTTGCCAGTAGGTCGAGGAGGTGTGGATACAAGGAAGAGATTCTGAAAGTGGAGATACTTTAAtggagtgttaaaaaaaaaagaaagaaaaagtgggatttttttttttttcagataaatcaGAATGAGAAATTTTAATAGTCTGCTGAAAAGATATAGAAGTGAGAAAGAActtgatttgttttaaagaacCTTGAGGAGTCTGCTGTAGCTAGAAGATGTAAGTTTGAAACACCACTGGCCTTCAGGTTGGAAATACGGgtgaaaaacaaagaatgtgCCTGGTGGTGGTGAGACATTGATGCTTTTTCAGTGAAGGAAGGTGCATCCAAACCATTCAGAACTTAATTTTTCGTTACCCAGACTTTAGACCAATGAAACCATAATCTTGGAAGATGAGACCTGATGATAAGAATTTAAACAGAGCTTCATGAATGTTACTATGCCTATATGAAGTGACTCTCCTCAGTCCCAAGTGCTGTGGTAGAAATGCCTCTGGAAATGTCTATCTAGGTTTGGAGCTAGGCAAGGACTCCCAGTGGACGGTGTTGGAATTCCTTGGTGTGTTGGTGTAATTCATGAGCTTGctcagagaaggcagaaggaagaaacagcTCAGGATGGATCCAGGATCTTTACTACTTAAAGGGTTGAACACGCAGGAAACTGAAAGAGGTTGTTCatagaagaaagaggaggacTAGAAGAAAGTGGAATCACATAGATCAAGGAGGAAATTTCAAGGAAAATTACTCAGAGAGGTCAAATAAAAGTCACATAAAGATGAAGACGAACATGGTTCCTGGGCTCAGAGGTTCTAATATTGCTGGCGACTTGGGTTGTAAAGGCAGGCGGTTGTGGAGGACTGGGTGCTGGGTTGACTCATTCCCAACCTAGATGTTACGATTCAGAAAGGACAGGAAGGGACAGGTCTTGAAGG is from Mustela erminea isolate mMusErm1 chromosome 4, mMusErm1.Pri, whole genome shotgun sequence and encodes:
- the HIVEP1 gene encoding zinc finger protein 40 isoform X2, yielding MPRTKQIHPRNLRDKIEEAQKELNGAEVSKKEILEAGIKATSESLKGVKRKKIVAENHLKKIPKSPLRNPLQAKHKQNTEESSFAVLQSASESHKRQNPSPIKNGKHFTKQNGETPGVVAEAPNSEDSLSPKKPLFLQHASELRRWGSEGSDPAKLDFLDTKCDSGSLSGKTRTDHSECISSTRSPTSSSYTNTAFDVLLKAMEPELSTLSQKGSSCAVKIEKLRPNKTVRPPSQLNSSSVEAPDQTPQEFVSEPQPSPRTSYTVHVSAAQKNEQVAVQSVSHSHNQHEHFVSKPSQQNPPLPACSGFTRSLVNLQNQDNAKLEQVYHIAVTSSVGLTSPSSRTQVTPQNQQMDSASPMSVSPAHSTQSAPPPIYGSTPVASVVNHSVEQMCNLLLKDQKPKKQGKYICEYCNRACAKPSVLLKHIRSHTGERPYPCVTCGFSFKTKSNLYKHKKSHAHTIKLGLVLQPDAGGLFLSQESPKALSIHSDIEDSGESEEEGAADERHNDPASMDLQPGQIMKMMSNSEALPKSGSVPSNPDHVVGDFSLQDKASESQAVTELPKVVVHPVSLSPLRVDSPKVMDPKPELSSAQKQKDLQGTSVLSHSAWASSLETDEKSRQKGDLSQPEGKQEPHVGTVHAQLQRQQATDCSQEQQGKLLSPRSLGSTDSGYFSRSESADQTASPPTPFARALPAVEQDSLNKNNGPSAPRLSTPAPSTLSTSEKALLLPGQMRPPLATKTLEERISKLISDNEALVDDKQLDSVKPRRTSLSRRGSIDSPKSYIFKDSFQFDLKPVGRRTSSGSDIPKSPFTPTEKSKQVFLLSVPSLDCLPITRSNSMPTTGYSAVPASIIPPPHPLRGSQSFDDKIGALYDDVFMSGPNTSVPPSAHPRTLVRQSAVEDSSANENHLLGPGQSLDESYQGCGAPSDAVSARSKSSAPGSHLEKKKSHQGRGTMFECETCRNRYRKLENFENHKKFYCSELHGPKTKVAVREPEHSPVPNSTQPQILHYRVAGSTGVWEQTPQIRKRRKMKSVGDDDELQQNERGASPKSSEGLQFQNSLGPTSTLSKHNIAITSDQQHRNIQLQTPQIQLVARGPDQIMDPKPSTITEQHLSSATQDKTELKRHGTGISVIQHTNSLSRPNSFDKLESFERGSPVSFQELNRTVKPGPLKVIGISSEEGHPPQNTSLPHQPVLSSDALRGELQDSLRKSSNERHMLGQPSRLVRQHNIQVPEILVTEEPDRDLEAQGYDQEKSEKFSWPQRSETLSKLPTEKLPPKKKRLRLAEMEHSSTESSFDSTLSRSLSRESSLSHTSSFSASLDIEDISKTEAPPKIDFLNRAEFLMIPAGSNTLNVPGTHREMRRAASEQISCMPTSMEVSDFRSKSFDCGSITPPQTTPPVELQPLTSPSGMGVTGHVPLLERRRGPLMRQISLNIAPDSHVPPVNPPSFQTVALPGVNAAPFPGPQLTNASLAEFPANTLHSQTQVKDQRTETSSSTSANIFPVQQLFGINLLNHIHAPLSHQNTQMSLQVSTQSVKPDASSSVCVSSKSKDCFAPKYQLHCQVFTSSQSCTSSPVLSLPKPVLSDPIGVDHRGTSLALSTKLMDAMPNSCVPPPLKLGPLGGQAQKVPTSFALPVHLQSNVPAYCFTTATPLPQILVTQDLSNPPICQANCSMVPVNEEPNSMPKLQKDHQNALPNPEKELVRENTFSEMGQNFSPSASLSITQKMSMGRLSPQQESSASSKRMLSPANSLDIAMEKHQKRAKDENGAVCTTEVKPLEPLSSRPGEGNKQKKPILVRQVCTTEPLEGVLLEQGIFSPPEIGSEAVNLTDVLPADQLSSEHSNSVVTEPRSDPQEFEKIKSSTSLTLTMRDSPVPAENLHISPLEHVDNNQERKSPGVKTQGDRENIPEQSPATTSTLLVSDVGDTRQLPFPSLKTSTNFTWCYLLRQKALHLPQNDQKTSAYTDWTVNASNPNPLGLPTKVALSLLNSKQKTGKSLYCQAITTHSKSDLLVYSSKWKSNLSKRALGNQKSTVVEFSNKDASEINSEQDKENSLIKSEPRRIKIFDGGYKSNEEYVYVRGRGRGKYICEECGIRCKKPSMLKKHIRTHTDVRPYHCTYCNFSFKTKDEKPRFGFERSGYDLEESDGPDEDDNENEDDDEDSQAESVLSAAPSVTASPQHLPSRSSLQDSGSVEEDIRIADCFSGVHTDPMDVLPRALPTKMTVLSTVQSDHSRNTESPAKTRQHGTKDGEEPTTPVDSSQSPDTAPRSPCHQMSVDYPDSEVILGGSVAGKAITLTQSAASVRLPPPAAERCPQTAAGVPLGASPQPDAPEQKQQVTLQPPAGLPSPQTHLFSHLPLHSQQQSRTPYNMVPVGGIHVVPAGLTYSTFVPIQAGPMQLTIPAVNVIHRTVGAPGDSATEASGTTHAPGVAELSGVVPCIPIGQIRVPGLPNLSTPGLQPLPSLSMETVNILGLTNTNVAPQVHPPGLALNAVGLQVLTANPSSQSSPSPQAHIPGLQILNIALPTLIPSVGQVAAVDMPGAPEMAPTHSRAREAPPKPAPAAGAHQGGGTTSPQGSPQVQRANAKKVPDPSAPTRDPARPDGSGKADTGKAASVNHVKPQPELARVQGKVACAAEPPPQVRPEAFPEPPRPTLSPDRAAPRPAAPPRRQAAAQFSDVSSDDDEDRLVIAT
- the HIVEP1 gene encoding zinc finger protein 40 isoform X1: MPRTKQIHPRNLRDKIEEAQKELNGAEVSKKEILEAGIKATSESLKGVKRKKIVAENHLKKIPKSPLRNPLQAKHKQNTEESSFAVLQSASESHKRQNPSPIKNGKHFTKQNGETPGVVAEAPNSEDSLSPKKPLFLQHASELRRWGSEGSDPAKLDFLDTKCDSGSLSGKTRTDHSECISSTRSPTSSSYTNTAFDVLLKAMEPELSTLSQKGSSCAVKIEKLRPNKTVRPPSQLNSSSVEAPDQTPQEFVSEPQPSPRTSYTVHVSAAQKNEQVAVQSVSHSHNQHEHFVSKPSQQNPPLPACSGFTRSLVNLQNQDNAKLEQVYHIAVTSSVGLTSPSSRTQVTPQNQQMDSASPMSVSPAHSTQSAPPPIYGSTPVASVVNHSVEQMCNLLLKDQKPKKQGKYICEYCNRACAKPSVLLKHIRSHTGERPYPCVTCGFSFKTKSNLYKHKKSHAHTIKLGLVLQPDAGGLFLSQESPKALSIHSDIEDSGESEEEGAADERHNDPASMDLQPGQIMKMMSNSEALPKSGSVPSNPDHVVGDFSLQDKASESQAVTELPKVVVHPVSLSPLRVDSPKVMDPKPELSSAQKQKDLQGTSVLSHSAWASSLETDEKSRQKGDLSQPEGKQEPHVGTVHAQLQRQQATDCSQEQQGKLLSPRSLGSTDSGYFSRSESADQTASPPTPFARALPAVEQDSLNKNNGPSAPRLSTPAPSTLSTSEKALLLPGQMRPPLATKTLEERISKLISDNEALVDDKQLDSVKPRRTSLSRRGSIDSPKSYIFKDSFQFDLKPVGRRTSSGSDIPKSPFTPTEKSKQVFLLSVPSLDCLPITRSNSMPTTGYSAVPASIIPPPHPLRGSQSFDDKIGALYDDVFMSGPNTSVPPSAHPRTLVRQSAVEDSSANENHLLGPGQSLDESYQGCGAPSDAVSARSKSSAPGSHLEKKKSHQGRGTMFECETCRNRYRKLENFENHKKFYCSELHGPKTKVAVREPEHSPVPNSTQPQILHYRVAGSTGVWEQTPQIRKRRKMKSVGDDDELQQNERGASPKSSEGLQFQNSLGPTSTLSKHNIAITSDQQHRNIQLQTPQIQLVARGPDQIMDPKPSTITEQHLSSATQDKTELKRHGTGISVIQHTNSLSRPNSFDKLESFERGSPVSFQELNRTVKPGPLKVIGISSEEGHPPQNTSLPHQPVLSSDALRGELQDSLRKSSNERHMLGQPSRLVRQHNIQVPEILVTEEPDRDLEAQGYDQEKSEKFSWPQRSETLSKLPTEKLPPKKKRLRLAEMEHSSTESSFDSTLSRSLSRESSLSHTSSFSASLDIEDISKTEAPPKIDFLNRAEFLMIPAGSNTLNVPGTHREMRRAASEQISCMPTSMEVSDFRSKSFDCGSITPPQTTPPVELQPLTSPSGMGVTGHVPLLERRRGPLMRQISLNIAPDSHVPPVNPPSFQTVALPGVNAAPFPGPQLTNASLAEFPANTLHSQTQVKDQRTETSSSTSANIFPVQQLFGINLLNHIHAPLSHQNTQMSLQVSTQSVKPDASSSVCVSSKSKDCFAPKYQLHCQVFTSSQSCTSSPVLSLPKPVLSDPIGVDHRGTSLALSTKLMDAMPNSCVPPPLKLGPLGGQAQKVPTSFALPVHLQSNVPAYCFTTATPLPQILVTQDLSNPPICQANCSMVPVNEEPNSMPKLQKDHQNALPNPEKELVRENTFSEMGQNFSPSASLSITQKMSMGRLSPQQESSASSKRMLSPANSLDIAMEKHQKRAKDENGAVCTTEVKPLEPLSSRPGEGNKQKKPILVRQVCTTEPLEGVLLEQGIFSPPEIGSEAVNLTDVLPADQLSSEHSNSVVTEPRSDPQEFEKIKSSTSLTLTMRDSPVPAENLHISPLEHVDNNQERKSPGVKTQGDRENIPEQSPATTSTLLVSDVGDTRQLPFPSLKTSTNFTWCYLLRQKALHLPQNDQKTSAYTDWTVNASNPNPLGLPTKVALSLLNSKQKTGKSLYCQAITTHSKSDLLVYSSKWKSNLSKRALGNQKSTVVEFSNKDASEINSEQDKENSLIKSEPRRIKIFDGGYKSNEEYVYVRGRGRGKYICEECGIRCKKPSMLKKHIRTHTDVRPYHCTYCNFSFKTKGNLTKHMKSKTHSKKCVDLGVSVGLIDEQDTEESDEKPRFGFERSGYDLEESDGPDEDDNENEDDDEDSQAESVLSAAPSVTASPQHLPSRSSLQDSGSVEEDIRIADCFSGVHTDPMDVLPRALPTKMTVLSTVQSDHSRNTESPAKTRQHGTKDGEEPTTPVDSSQSPDTAPRSPCHQMSVDYPDSEVILGGSVAGKAITLTQSAASVRLPPPAAERCPQTAAGVPLGASPQPDAPEQKQQVTLQPPAGLPSPQTHLFSHLPLHSQQQSRTPYNMVPVGGIHVVPAGLTYSTFVPIQAGPMQLTIPAVNVIHRTVGAPGDSATEASGTTHAPGVAELSGVVPCIPIGQIRVPGLPNLSTPGLQPLPSLSMETVNILGLTNTNVAPQVHPPGLALNAVGLQVLTANPSSQSSPSPQAHIPGLQILNIALPTLIPSVGQVAAVDMPGAPEMAPTHSRAREAPPKPAPAAGAHQGGGTTSPQGSPQVQRANAKKVPDPSAPTRDPARPDGSGKADTGKAASVNHVKPQPELARVQGKVACAAEPPPQVRPEAFPEPPRPTLSPDRAAPRPAAPPRRQAAAQFSDVSSDDDEDRLVIAT